In Anguilla rostrata isolate EN2019 chromosome 1, ASM1855537v3, whole genome shotgun sequence, a genomic segment contains:
- the LOC135254919 gene encoding uncharacterized protein LOC135254919, translating to MTLFETCPTCRMRCQVQKIVRGTFLSVDQSCLHCLYNRKWMSQPLLGSTPAGNLQLSAAILFSGSSFIQTNKVLNTMRVKTISSATFHVHARSYLQPTIFYKWKTDQEELLQSLRQKETVSFAGDMRADSPGHSAKYGCYSMMELDSNVIVDIQMVQSNEVGGSGRMEKEGLKRSLQFLEESGLTVGCLVTDRHPQIQKYIREEKPAVIHYYDVWHVAKSMTNYLFKKYIYFL from the exons ATGACGTTATTTGAGACATGCCCGACATGCCGCATGAGGTGCCAGGTCCAGAAGATTGTGCGGGGGACCTTCTTGTCTGTTGACCAGAGTTGCCTACACTGCCTCTACAACAGAAAGTGGATGAGCCAGCCGCTTCTTGGAAGCACACCTGCTGGCAATCTGCAGCTGTCTGCAGCCATCCTCTTCTCAGGAtcatcattcattcaaacaaatAAG GTACTGAACACAATGCGAGTGAAGACGATCAGCAGTGCCACCTTCCATGTCCATGCCCGCTCATACCTGCAGCCAACCATTTTCTACAAATGGAAGACAGACcaggaggagctgctgcagtCACTGAGGCAGAAGGAGACGGTTTCTTTTGCTGGGGACATGAGGGCAGACTCTCCTGGGCATTCAGCCAAGTATGGATGCTACTCCATGATGGAGCTGGACAGCAATGTCATTGTAGACATTCAGATGGTCCAG AGCAACGAGGTGGGCGGCAGTGGCAGGATGGAGAAGGAGGGTCTGAAAAGGAGCCTGCAGTTCCTTGAGGAGTCTGGTCTGACTGTGGGATGCCTTGTCACGGACAGACACCCTCAAATCCAGAAATACATCAGAGAAGAGAAGCCTGCAGTGATTCACTACTATGACGTTTGGCATGTGGCAAAAAGTATGACCAAttatctctttaaaaaatatatatattttctttga